The Setaria viridis chromosome 9, Setaria_viridis_v4.0, whole genome shotgun sequence sequence GCCGTCGCAGAAGCGGCCGGTGGGGCGACGGAAGAAGGTCTCGCCGTACGGCAGCGCGCGGTGGCGGGGGCGTCGGGGAAGAAGGTGGTGTAGCCGTAGGAGGCGACGCCAGCGGCTGATGCTGCGGCGGCGTACGGGCACACGaggagatggaggtggaggaggagaaggggaagcaCCGCGGAGAAGCCGCCATGGATCGGATGATACCGTCCTTGCTAACTGCCGAGCTGCAACATGATAATCGAAGTACATATAGCAACGTCGTCACAGCTAGATCAAACGGGGAAGAAACGTAACCATGGTGGTGATCGAGATCACGGAGTGCAGATGGCAGTCACCAATTTGCTCCTGTAATGACATGATTTTCCTCTAAACATCGATGAGGTAGCATTGCATATGTTATCAGCCACCGTTGGCGCGTCAGATAGAAGACCGATCGATGTGCTGATCATGGGGCAAGTCGTCCCTTTGACTTGGAGACCATTCAGCCGGTTAGTGAATAAAGCAATCATATAAACTTCGTTCCAATGCGCGTTTCTGTCAATAAGAATGAATAATCAGGGTAAGCAGAGTCCATCATGATCGATTTTGTTGTCTCGCTGGCTCTGAACCGTGTGCACAAACTGGGAACGCACATAGCCATCTTTTCGTGTTGACGTGTGCACGAGAGTCTTGGATGTACTCACATGTTACTATACATCACTCGGAATGTATGAAATGTGTTACGCCTTGAAGAGAACTGTAGATTGTTTCACGAGAAGAATCGAGTGGCCGTACGTGTGCACCAAAAAGGGTGCCGTGGTTTTGGTAGTTTCTGTTGCCGGACGAGGAGCAGTCTCGTGCGAGCAATGGCAACTGGGAATGATCACTGCAGATGCacacaagcagcagcaggcaaTGCAAATAAAGTATTTTTGGAGTACATTGTTTTTTATTTGGACGGGCCCATTTCACAATCACGCACGCAGACAATGAGACGAAGCCGTTCTGCGGGCtgcagctgatgatgatcagCATCTGCATTTGGACAGGATGGGCGGCGCTGCGTACGGGCCGTCGAGCACGCCCCCCGCCACGAACTGGTAGGCCGCTTCGGTGAGGTGCACGCCGTCCCACGAGATGTGCCTGGACGGGTCCGGGCACAGGACCGACGTGGCGTTGCAGGCGATGAGCGTGCCGGAGTTGTGGGGGCCTCCGTCGCCGCAGCACGCCGTCAACGCGACATCCTTCCTGAACCCTGCATGTTGAATTTAATTACTTTGATTTAAGTTGAATTTCCGGTTTTACTTTTTTGCAGCAGCATGTTGGAACGACAGTTTCTACTGTCAGTAAAACACGGCTGATTCAGGTTGTGACAGGTACCGTGCTTGAGAGGGTTGCGGGTGATCTCCAGGATGGCGCCGTAGTAGTCGGCGTAGACGACGGCGACCCCCGGGTGGTCGTCGGGGGGGCGGAGCTGCCCCAGCATGCGCCGGAGCGCGCGGTTGTGCTCCTCGGCGAAGTCGTTGAGCCACCGGATGCACCCGGCGGCGTCGTAGTCGCCGGGGTTGTCGCTCTGGAACATGGTCAGGTACCGAGGCATGCACCCCATGGGGATCGTCCCGGGGACCACGATCGTCTTCGCTCCAAGCCCGAACAGCACCTGATGTGATCGAGCATCAAAGTTTCGTACTTGGAGAGGGAGCTGACCCTTTTATTTTGAAGTGTGGGCTTGGTAGGAACTAGGACGGATACCTTGGTGGCGTTTTCGATCTTTTCGATAACTTTTGGGACCAGGGGCCTGATCTCGTCGACGAAGGACCGGTTCTGGAAGAAGGGGTGGTTGTAGTCGTTGATCCCGATCTCCCCTAACAGGAACAGCGAGCTCGACATGATGTCCTGGCGCTCTGCAGACACGTACACGTGTCACGATGTTCAAAGCCTTTTTTGCCAATCGATCGGTTGGTTACATGCATCGGTTATACTAGTAGTTACTACCTTTCTCAGTAGGGCCGAGCAAGTGGAGCACGCGCTTGAACCACTCGAGCTGCACGTCCAGCGAGAAGGGCGGCAGGATGGCCAGGTCAAGACCCATGTCCTTAAAGAACTGCTGGCTCAGCGCCGTCGCGCCGGACACTGCGAAGTTCGCCCCCTGCCGGAAGTCCGCCGCCGTCTTCCCGGCGAGGAACGGGGTCAGGAACGGCAGCTTCAACGCCTCCGCTGTAGGCGCAGGCAGACACACGCTTAGCATTCATCCACGACATGCAATTGCAACATCAGCACACAGGCGCGCCGCGAGCGTTGAGGCAACCAATGGATCCTTCCTACCGATGAAGTCGACGATGAGCCTGCCGTCGCAGaagcggccggtggggcggcggAAGAAGGTCTCGCCGTAGGGGAACGCTAGGACGGAGGTGTTGGGGGCCACGCTGGCGAGGTTACCGGCGTCGGTGATGGAGTCGCCCAGGCTGAACAGCCGTTTGTAGCAGGACGCGCCCGGCGGGTCGTCGTTCCGGCCGGCCGACGCGGCGGGGCACGGCCacacgacgaggaggagcagcaggagaagGGGGACGACACGCGCCATGGACGAAGACCCCATGGGTGTCTGGCTGTCTGCTAACCTTAACTTACAAATTAAGCTGCGAGCAAAGAGGAAACAGATCAATTTTCGCACGCATTCTCGGTGAATTTGTTGCATGTGTTGAACTCCATATATAAGAGTATCGAGCGTAGATACGCGAGATCAATTCGCGTGTGCAACGATCGACACAATCTTAGGCGATCGATTTATTATTTGTGTGTGCAATGATCCACATAATCTCTTGAACTACCTATTCTTTTCTCGGCGTCAACTGATGAAGGGTTTTTAAGTTATCATCACGCACGCATTTGGCCGGCAACTGATCGATCGAAGACTTGGTTTTAAAATTTTAGTCAACTGAGCACGTGTCGTTAACACACACAACGAATTGGCATTAAAGACTGTCACAGCAGCATGCAAATCTAGCATTACGAAAATGCAGTAGCGTGCTGTACCTAGCTAGCAGCTCCAtagtctgaagtctgaaccctattatgcttttttttttggagatcACATTGACATTCAGTTCAGTCATCTTAACGTTCGCAGTTTCAAAGGTCACATGTTGAAATCTCAAAAGATAACATATACGCCTCACTCGTACAAAATCGTATAAAATTTTGCGCAACCATTGGTCTATAGAGGTACGCAAGGTTGGTAAAATTTAGAGAAACTCAAGTTGGCCTAGCTAAGACGCTGCCATCTCGCGATCTCGTCAAATCTCCAGTTTTGTAGATTAGTCGTGATCACGTACGCAAGCAAAGATCAACCCGTGATTTTTCCAGAAGCTTTGCATTCGGTTACTCTTGTCATCCTCGACTGCGACCGAACGATCGATGGTGATACTGAATTCCCAAAAGTCCAAAATAACATTCTGCACAATATGCGGCAGATGCATTTCATAGCGGTGGTTCAGGCGAGACATCAGGCCGGCGGTCTGCCAATGGAGCAAGCCGTAATTTGACTTGTGGTTTGCAGGTAGCACATAATATGGATCGTTAGTGACAAGATTATTGCTATTCCATCCTTTCTAAATTACAagtcattttaattttattttaagtcaaacttctttagttttgaccaaatttatagaaaaatgtacaaacatctacaacatcaaaatTGTTTTCGTCGTAAATTTGAGATTCTTCACgctcacaggctcacagcccAGCCAAGGTCTTCCCTCTCGCGGGCCGCCGGCTACTGGAGGGGAGGTCCGCTCTCGAGCGAGGGCCGGCCCAGCCAAGGTATTTACTAAGGCCCAGCTACGCACTAGCAAGGCCGAAAGCAGATTGGTGGGCCAACTGAGTGCTGAAAATTGGTTGGGCTGATATGTGCCGTCAGTTTCTCCCTCAACAAATATTCGGCCTTTGGTGCTTGAAACGCAACACCAACTTCACACATTCTTCTTTTGAACGTGCTCCTAAACAAATTTTTAGGGCACGAACATTCTACAATATTCCTTTTAGTCCTTCCATCCTCAAATTTCATCATGTTTCGAGCATCTTTTTCATTTAAAAAGACAAATAAAGAGTCATTCGGAAACGTTTATACTTTAAGACTGTACATCAAAATGTCATAAACAACAGGTACTAATAAAGTAATAGACAGTCGAAAGATTGAAAGAAAGCGGCAGAAATTCATGCCCCTGGAACCCATGCACATGTGCGCTGAGCTGAGCAAAAAGGTGGCCGACCTAGCGACGTTTTTCTCAGCTCTGCTGTCGCCTGCTTCCTATGCGGAACCGCAACCTGCACGAGACTGGGGGAACTCTTCCAAATTGAAGTTTGAAAATGATCGCGTTTTGTTGATATGGGTGGTGAATAAATGGTGATCCCTACTATATTATAACGACGTTTAATTTTTCGACTCAATTTGGTTCAAATTTCATCATCTGCGGTCTGCGCTACTGCCACTTCGTAGCCATACTATTTGTTCAGACGATCAGGGTTGTATTGTTCTGGTAATAAAACTGATCATAAGGAGACACCGGAGTACCAGAAAGTTTATGCTCCAAAGTGAAGCTGCCTTTGTCCATTGCTGGTCCGCGATGGCGATGCTGCTGCTAGGAGAACAACAACGACTAGCGCACTTTTCTTTATAGGATGGGAGGCAAAGGCAATGCATGCAGGTAGGGGGTGATGGCTGATGGCAAAGCCTAAAAGGCGCCTTTCGGACACCACCTGTAGTAGCAGTGCTACATGAGATTCTTAGCCGCTAAGCTAGCCATGGAGCAAATGCATGCATGGACGCCAAAGCTTCGTTCGTCCTTAGCCTCAGTTCCTTCGAGTAAGATGATGAGTCACTGTTCGTTTCCAAAGATAAAAAGGGCTAGAAAAAGGCCTTGTTAATTAGTTGCCTGATGCTAATGCGCCATGCTCTCGGAGATCATCAGAGGCGAGAAAATAAGTCCTCTAGCTAGTTTTTCCTGATGCATTACTATATTACGACAAGCACGATAGGAGATTATCTGATCTGCCCACTGCCCTACGATCCAAGTGGTTGGACGATACTGTAATAGGTATATAGGTGCAGTGCCGTGCCTGTGAGTGAGGCTGCCGCAGGGCTCCAATTATGCGAACTGCATGCAACGTCTCTCAAAGACTACTAAAGTGACCGCTGACGGATCACGCAATGTAATGCAAGTTGCAACTGCGGTCCAACCAACCATTCATCTCTAACACATCAAATCGATCGCTCGCTCGATCTTGGTCTTTGTGTTATACAGGTTAGTCATCTCTCTAGAGGAACCCCACATCACATGCAGATCGACTGCACTGACGACTGAATCGTATCATTCAGGTTGGTGGCCACCTCACCAACAGCCGGCTCTGCCTGAGTACTGCTGTGCGCTGACATGAAGTCAAAGTGGGCCACTCACCCCTCTCTGAGGCACCAACGATGATAAGAGGAGAGAGTAGTGCGTGTGCGGCGTGCCCTATCCAGACAATCTCGATCCCACTAGTGAGTGACCGAGATCGACAAAAGCCCCTGGCTACTGCTCACCACCTTGGTGCCTAGGCTAGGTGCTACTGTGTGTGTTCTTTCTCTCGTGTGGTGCTCTAGCCCTAGCCATGAGTCACAACTTTTTTCTTTGTGTGATTATTTTTAATCACCTGTCATGGTGGGTACCTCCTTGTCCCCTATGCATGTCTCCCTTTCGATCGATCGCAATGCAGGATCACATCACCAACACAGAAAAGGACGATCATCGATAATTCGATGTGGGTGGCTCGCTCGTGGTTAATTAGGGCATAATTAATTAACAGGCAGCCTAGTTCGGTGGTAGGTCTGGACCTGCCACTGAGTACTTATTACGGGCTTGATCTCGATACAATGGACGGCCCAGATCGATCGGCATCAGCTGTTTGGAGTTGGGTACGGTGGTCTGCTGTCAGGCGCGCATCagctgccactgccgccgcctcccgggTAGGTGGTGATGAAGACTGAAGAAGCGGCCGGAGGGGAGAGCAGAGCACGCGAGCGCTTGCCGACGCTGTTTGGTTGCTGACGTTTAAACCCGACCTGATCCATCCGCTGTCGCGTGCGGAGCTCACACCCCCTTGTCACGCCACGACCAAGCTACAGTGCCGGCCAGCCGGTGGATCGCATCGTGCGATTCCTCGACTGTTACGCATAACTGGATGCAATATATTAGGCCGTTGTTTAATTTGTCAAGAAAGAGAACTGCTGGTCACCATGTGTTTTCGCCATCATCGCCGACTTGTTAGTCGCGTGCTCTTGGTGCTCCCCGCTGCCATCTTACAGTGAAAAACAAGCAATGGAAATGACATCAGATTGTGATTTGAAGGGAAATCGATCCAGAGAAAGCTAAGTGAAAAAAAGAAGGTCCATCTACCGAGCCTAGCCGAGTGAAGTGAACATGGCTCATTAGatcatagtttgtgatttttggTAATTATGTGACAACATAATTATTGGAACTAATACTTTATCTAGCATGTACCTTTTAGGTTttttctaggtcccaagaaTATAAACCAAATTATGGTaaggtccaaatcatggtaatcttgatatccaaatcatgatattcaagtgtccaagctatggtattcaaaTGATCAAGCCAAAGTATCTatgattattctatggtattgaagcatccaaatgatagagcACCAAGTTGTGGCGCTCCAAGTGTAAATCCAGAAAATGCATGATCATTCCTAAGCATCCAAGTGACGGCATCTTCGGTGTGCAAGTTGTGGCGCTTAGAAGAAAAATggcaccatcggatgttccgatggcctATCTGAGAAGTGTCGGAACAATCATTGGATCAATTGGTACAATGGAAAATAGGAAAAAGAGTCAAGACCATCGAATGTTCCGATGGTAGGTTTTCTAGTAGCGTCAGATGAATTCTAggatgaagaaaacaaagacaaAGAAAACACTATAGCACCGGATGATTCGATGGTGGGCCAAGGGGAGCGTCGGATGAAGCATATTTAGTTTGCGAAGTTTTAGAGAGATTTTGGTCAGAAGCTCtctagcaccggatgatccgatggcaccatcggatgaagcgtcggatgaattttggATGAGTTAGTGAAAAACTTAGGCGAAGTGAGGCCAATGGCTAGTTGCACTAGATGTTCCGATGCATGCCAAAACAGACCATCGGAAGATCCGATGTATactttaactagccgttggagcaacggctctttgatgccttgagctatttataccccctttACTCGTCTatttgaagttgctggagtgtgcaggaatccattggagatcaagaccCATCAAGAACATATCCAAGTCACCAAAAGTGCATAAATGATTTGTCAAAGGCTTCGCACAAGTTTAgaagagtgagtgcaaggtgtgcctaccttgtaATCGGTTCAAGAAAGGGAACCACAGTTGTACAAGATGTGCCGGctccttggagccttggtggctcgcggCAAGTCTTAGACCCTCcgacttggtgtggagcggtgtcgacgaccgtgtgcgggacgtggagaccccttCCTTTATGGAGAAGATCTTTAgtggagacggcatcaaggtgactggaaaacttggcgtgagccttaatggccaagcctttgtggcaagttaACGGGTTCCGGAAGAGATTTGGTgatcgggaagcaatactcttgtgtgagtgcttcaacaacgtgagCTAGTGGtggataaatcatcgtgtcaagagtttgcttccccccATCCCTTTCTCTTATATTTTCACATTACATTCTTACAACTTGTGTGTCTTTACATTCTTAGTGGAGTATCTTATTAGAATTGGTTTtatgttgcaaaacttgttttgggatgagagTTTCACACTAAATCGACATGATCTAGTTCAAATTTGATGCAAAAGTAGTAGAAGCTATCTTTCTTTTAGTTACGAGGACCGATTCCTTGCACCGACCAGCATTTCCAAATCGTAATTAAGTCGTAACGAGCTGGAGTGAGCCGAGACGTCTCGTTATCCAACACGTACGCCGCTCGATTCCTCAACTGTCACGTACAACTGAAAAACAAGCAAACGAAATTTACATCACATGCCGATTTGAAGGGAAATCGATCCGGAGAAAactaagggaaaaaaaagacccgAGTACCGACCCGAGAGCCGAGAGCCGAGCAGCCATTCCAGCTCGTTTAGATAAACGAGCCAAGCTAAACCATCCTGGTATCTTAACGAGTTGGAGTGAGCCAAACTATCTCGTGATCCAACACATTCATCGCTTGATTCCAGGGGCGGACACAGGTTGTGAAGGGAGGGGGTTTTCATTTTCCCCTTCCttttcctccttcctctctttccttcttctttttccttcctttcttcttcctcctctttatTTATGGTTGAAATTAGGGGTTCCATAAACTTCATGGGGTAGGAGGCTCCAGCCCAATGGATCCCCCTAGCTTGATTCCTAAGTTGTGTTACGCACAGCTAATAAATGCTTAATACGTATGTTTTTTTCCATCAACGGCTTGTCAGTCTCACGTACTCTTGGTGCTCTCACAGTAAAAATAATAAGGAAAAGAAATCTACTCAGACATCGATTTGAAAGCAAATCTAGAGAAATCTAAGAGGAAAACTTATGTAGCCCTAATTCTAATATCGTTTGGGGAATCATCTTAATCAACTCAAACCATAATTCAACCTCGTCAAAACTCACCAAATCTTGCCAAGGCAAGAAGAgtgagaagaaagaaagagggggaaAAAATGTGAAGGAAGTTGAAAGAGTCCAGACGAGATACAAATTCAAAGTCAAGACTGTCAAAACTGATGGATGGGGAAATAAAGCTAAAAAGAAGGAAGAGGGTGTCATGCATATTTTTCTCGAATATGTTGGAGAGCTACGTATCATTTCATTCATTAAGAGGAGAGAAGAATAATTTGCAAGAGTAGGTGTTGCGCCGCGGAGCCGACGCTCAACGCCACCGAGCGCTAGGCAAGAGTTTGTAGCATTCATGGACACAACCCAGGTAAAAGAAAACTATCAACTACTGATAGCGTCTAGCCCAGAGATGCGCTTCCTGTAGTATCGTTCCCTGAACTTGGAGcgccgacctgctgcaggcatCGAAAAGCCTTGCATTATGCGGTTATTGGATTATCAGCATCTCCAAAAGCCGGATAGAACGGATTGCGACAAGTCAATGTCTCCTACCCCAAAAGGATCGTGCTGGATTTCTCTTTGCTTGTTCTGCGCTACTAAGAGCTCCTTCGCGGCATTATGCGGTTATTCACTTGAtaatttctctttttatttctttctagAACTTTACGATATAAGGAAAAACTGCTTTGGCAAGACCAAAGTATTCCCGTCAGACAAAATGCTTAGAGGTTTGCGGAAAGCACGATGATCCTCACTCATAGCCATCTCGGTAGACGGGGACACACAGTGGATAACAGAATGGCAGGGCGCAGAGCAGCCCCAAAGCCTGTTTGGATCGCTTGGCTGGCGCCCGGCGGGACACGAGCAAAAGGCCCCGTGCGTGCCCCACGCCACGAGACCCCTCGACCGCTCGACGTGTCTCACGGTGACACAAGCCGCGCCCGACGCGGGCGACACGCAATCCAGGCCCAGCACCAGGAGGCTGGAGACCGTATCCACACAGCCAGCCGCGTACCACGACAACCTGGCCATGAATCACGACGAGCTCGGCTCGGACACGCCGCCGACCATtctcctccgcccgctcgctcgCCGCCGGTTCCCGCCGTGTCGCGCGGCCACTCGACAGCGACGCCTGCTCCAGGGGCTCTGGTCCCTCGCGTTCACATCACAGCATCACCCCGAAATCACATGGAACTGAAGAAGGCCACCGACTGAGCTTGGAAGCTACTCCGTACCTACCAACCACTGCCGGTCAAACCGATCGGCGCAAGATTATCCCAGTCGGTTCTGGAACATTTGATACGGAGCTGCCGTGCTAATCAAGATCCCGATCGGCAGAAGAAAAACGCTGCTCCAAAACATGCAACTGTTCCGTGTTCTCGTGCCATCTTCTCGGTCCAAGCCACACTTGACAACGGCTCGttcaggtcaggtcaggtcaggtcagTGCGAGCGACAGGCCCCAGGCAGGAGGCACCTCCGCCACAAAAGGAGGGGGCACGCACTGTCTGTGTTTGGTCTTCGCTGCAGCCGCAAGTAGACCAACACAGACCATCCTAGTCTCCTTACTACGACAGGTGACAGCAGCAGCAAGTGTGAGCATGTGCATACAGACCAAAGGAAGACAATGCGGTATGTCAGCAGGTCCCAGAAGTCA is a genomic window containing:
- the LOC117840039 gene encoding GDSL esterase/lipase At1g28600: MQQIHRECVRKLICFLFARSLICKLRLADSQTPMGSSSMARVVPLLLLLLLVVWPCPAASAGRNDDPPGASCYKRLFSLGDSITDAGNLASVAPNTSVLAFPYGETFFRRPTGRFCDGRLIVDFIAEALKLPFLTPFLAGKTAADFRQGANFAVSGATALSQQFFKDMGLDLAILPPFSLDVQLEWFKRVLHLLGPTEKERQDIMSSSLFLLGEIGINDYNHPFFQNRSFVDEIRPLVPKVIEKIENATKVLFGLGAKTIVVPGTIPMGCMPRYLTMFQSDNPGDYDAAGCIRWLNDFAEEHNRALRRMLGQLRPPDDHPGVAVVYADYYGAILEITRNPLKHGFRKDVALTACCGDGGPHNSGTLIACNATSVLCPDPSRHISWDGVHLTEAAYQFVAGGVLDGPYAAPPILSKCRC